Proteins encoded together in one Micromonospora auratinigra window:
- a CDS encoding DUF4253 domain-containing protein, which translates to MRSDLDRIQAALDGTLLAGLPIGPGPAGTVLVADIDPHRLHEAWQAAEALVPLTGRRPLLVTDDFDDTLGIRPEPRPGPSDSRLRAFAEAGAACDPWLTYRHHSEDDDVDEGQAGHYARGLAGVDLTDLVSDLALPVPRPELERTVYDRLLADAGRHARVRDAVRFVTRTSYWFQPTGVQLMLLPTGDVRSSAYWVDFYGAPTEHHRWKLGEVLAQWRDRWDARLVASWGTMLQFQVGRPPAAGDEAWTVAGQLKGLAGNLDLSRWELAVALPAGDAWFVHDRP; encoded by the coding sequence GTGCGAAGCGACCTCGACCGGATCCAAGCGGCCCTCGACGGCACCCTCCTGGCCGGCCTGCCGATCGGGCCCGGCCCGGCGGGCACCGTCCTCGTCGCCGACATCGACCCCCACCGCCTGCACGAGGCCTGGCAGGCCGCCGAGGCGCTGGTGCCACTCACCGGACGCCGGCCCCTCCTGGTCACCGACGACTTCGACGACACCCTCGGCATCCGGCCCGAGCCGCGCCCGGGACCGTCGGACTCCCGGTTGCGCGCGTTCGCCGAGGCGGGCGCGGCATGCGACCCGTGGCTGACCTACCGCCACCACAGCGAGGACGACGACGTCGACGAGGGCCAGGCCGGCCACTACGCGCGAGGCCTCGCCGGCGTCGACCTGACGGACCTGGTGTCGGACCTGGCGCTGCCGGTCCCCCGCCCCGAACTGGAGCGGACGGTGTACGACCGACTGCTCGCCGACGCCGGGCGGCACGCCCGGGTGCGCGACGCGGTGCGGTTCGTGACGCGGACCAGCTACTGGTTCCAACCCACCGGCGTCCAGCTCATGCTGCTGCCGACCGGCGACGTCCGCAGCTCCGCGTACTGGGTCGACTTCTACGGCGCGCCCACCGAGCACCACCGGTGGAAGCTCGGCGAGGTGCTGGCGCAGTGGCGGGACCGGTGGGACGCCCGGCTGGTCGCCTCGTGGGGCACCATGCTCCAGTTCCAGGTGGGCCGTCCCCCGGCGGCGGGCGACGAGGCGTGGACCGTGGCGGGTCAACTCAAGGGGCTCGCCGGGAACCTCGACCTGAGCCGGTGGGAGCTGGCCGTCGCCCTGCCCGCCGGCGACGCGTGGTTCGTGCACGACCGGCCCTGA
- a CDS encoding suppressor of fused domain protein, with protein sequence MTDDSPGWDAIDARLAQWYPGVEPKHYATLHRFVLGGPDPLDGVSFYPRDEPVPHWHLVGYGMSELYAKETGNAEESGWGFEFTFRVARDGGDAEPPLWAASLLQNLARYVFSSGNWFEPGHHMNANGPICQDHPTGLTALAFAEDPELGTIDTPHGRVQFLQVVGLTGDEYAAARRWDTAGVLGLLAQRQPLLVTDLDRPSLTDDPAARAAIEAGRARDGSSTGLLMVAGFGWHVEADTVRLRFGEVTAGGVAQAVQDRLPHGRPLVLENEGARAVLRPAPAFAVRQPGDGLLEVDLPAAAVAALSGAFTVGTHPIVGTEHLVVEVTR encoded by the coding sequence GTGACCGATGATTCCCCCGGCTGGGACGCGATCGACGCCCGCCTCGCGCAGTGGTATCCCGGTGTCGAGCCGAAGCACTACGCCACGCTGCACCGCTTCGTCCTGGGTGGACCGGATCCGCTCGACGGGGTCAGCTTCTATCCCCGGGACGAGCCGGTGCCGCACTGGCACCTCGTCGGCTACGGGATGAGTGAGCTGTACGCCAAGGAGACCGGGAACGCCGAGGAGTCGGGCTGGGGTTTCGAGTTCACCTTCCGGGTCGCCCGGGACGGCGGTGACGCCGAGCCGCCGCTGTGGGCGGCGAGCCTGTTGCAGAACCTGGCCCGGTACGTCTTCTCCAGCGGCAACTGGTTCGAGCCCGGGCACCACATGAACGCCAACGGACCCATCTGCCAGGATCACCCGACCGGGCTGACCGCCCTGGCCTTCGCCGAGGACCCGGAGCTGGGCACGATCGACACCCCGCACGGGCGGGTGCAGTTCCTCCAGGTGGTGGGGCTGACCGGTGACGAGTACGCGGCCGCCCGGCGGTGGGACACGGCAGGGGTGCTGGGCCTGCTCGCGCAGCGGCAGCCGCTGCTGGTGACCGATCTGGACCGCCCGTCGCTGACCGACGATCCCGCAGCGCGGGCGGCGATCGAGGCGGGGCGGGCCCGGGACGGCTCGTCGACCGGGCTGCTGATGGTCGCCGGCTTCGGTTGGCACGTCGAGGCGGACACCGTCCGCCTGCGGTTCGGCGAGGTGACGGCCGGCGGGGTGGCGCAGGCGGTGCAGGACCGGTTGCCGCACGGCCGTCCGTTGGTCCTGGAGAACGAGGGGGCCCGGGCCGTCCTGCGGCCGGCGCCGGCCTTCGCCGTCCGGCAGCCGGGCGATGGCCTGCTGGAGGTGGATCTGCCGGCGGCGGCGGTCGCCGCGCTGTCCGGTGCGTTCACCGTCGGCACCCATCCGATCGTCGGCACGGAGCACCTGGTCGTCGAGGTCACGCGCTGA
- a CDS encoding MFS transporter — translation MSESSSHPDSPAAEQQNAERQVVRVLVGTSVIGKTADYGLMLVAPLAVLGATGSVAGAILTFALRGVAYAISPIIGVYLDRYERRGMFAAAQVQQALCVVVAALFLDREWVVAAALFLSGLGGVAASLSSQFVLIPELIAPDNRARVVARVSSSIEFAKVLGFLGGGVVLAALDARAATLGIAALYGIAGLWAMRLPRVPVQPARTSLRGDLAVGFRWLVKPEIGWLVLSMAVSNLALGGLGSVLVTLMGDRGTNPTLISATLAIGLFIGAWGAQLTPRALPSWSLQARILLFQALAAVGFGLLVLEPPVWVVILAWSVNSFALGLSNVVSITYRQEAIPVHLAGRINSVIRMFIAGAVPLSGMTYALAEARGWWLWGPAVVLEAAALLIWLLHTVRGNHDRQLTTGGATGS, via the coding sequence GTGTCTGAGAGCAGCAGCCACCCCGACTCGCCGGCCGCCGAGCAGCAGAACGCGGAACGGCAGGTGGTGCGCGTCCTGGTCGGCACATCGGTGATCGGAAAGACGGCGGACTACGGGCTCATGCTGGTGGCACCCCTGGCGGTGCTCGGCGCCACGGGCTCCGTGGCCGGCGCGATCCTGACCTTCGCGTTACGGGGTGTCGCGTACGCCATCTCCCCGATCATCGGGGTCTACCTCGACCGCTACGAACGCCGTGGCATGTTCGCCGCGGCGCAGGTCCAGCAGGCCCTGTGCGTGGTGGTCGCGGCGCTCTTCCTCGACCGGGAGTGGGTCGTGGCCGCCGCCCTCTTCCTCTCCGGTCTCGGCGGCGTCGCCGCGTCGCTCAGCAGCCAGTTCGTGCTCATCCCCGAGTTGATCGCCCCGGACAACCGGGCCCGCGTGGTCGCGCGGGTGTCGTCGTCGATCGAGTTCGCGAAGGTGCTGGGCTTCCTCGGCGGCGGTGTGGTGCTGGCGGCCCTCGACGCGCGCGCCGCGACGCTCGGCATCGCGGCGCTCTACGGCATCGCGGGCCTGTGGGCCATGCGGCTCCCCCGGGTCCCGGTCCAACCGGCGCGGACGAGCCTGCGCGGTGACCTCGCCGTCGGCTTCCGGTGGCTGGTCAAGCCGGAGATCGGCTGGCTGGTCCTCAGCATGGCCGTCTCCAACCTGGCTCTGGGCGGGCTCGGCTCGGTCCTGGTGACCCTGATGGGTGACCGCGGCACGAACCCGACCCTGATCAGCGCGACGCTGGCGATCGGCCTCTTCATCGGCGCGTGGGGCGCGCAGTTGACTCCCCGAGCGCTGCCCTCGTGGTCGCTCCAGGCCCGGATCCTGCTGTTCCAGGCGCTGGCCGCCGTGGGGTTCGGCCTGCTCGTCCTGGAGCCTCCGGTCTGGGTCGTCATCCTGGCCTGGTCGGTCAACTCCTTCGCGCTGGGTCTGAGCAACGTCGTGTCCATCACCTACCGGCAGGAGGCCATCCCCGTTCACCTGGCGGGCCGGATCAACAGCGTGATCCGCATGTTCATCGCCGGTGCCGTCCCGCTGTCGGGCATGACCTACGCCCTGGCGGAGGCGCGCGGCTGGTGGCTGTGGGGGCCCGCCGTCGTGCTGGAGGCGGCGGCGCTGCTCATCTGGCTCCTGCACACCGTTCGCGGCAACCACGACCGGCAGCTCACCACCGGAGGCGCGACCGGCTCGTGA
- a CDS encoding ATP-grasp domain-containing protein, with protein MKPLVVNRHRLDWTVGAGGSHVPATGWDRPLLTRTWAGGLATWTREAFPDVVVTDMTKPRQLEAVCDWMARTRGVSHIVTLHEKDLLMAARVRARHGLEGPTEKQLLPYRDKLLMARTVAAAGLPCPPVTEATQSSVELPWKGRTVVKSRWGLGAMEVVVVDRAADIPRAVQQLGGRAQDLLLQEFVEGTMAHVDSVVHDGRIVFASASRYLQQPGHFDRMPYQGSVVLTDGPLHSALLSLNEQVLQALGLHDCVTHAEFFVTEDGLLFCEAAARPGGGGIDDIVARTHGVDLVRAAVRLQCGLDPMIQPAAPDGSTHGVIGVFQNVTDQDLADPLREVPGLVSYRRIIADIPGPALHATDYGHMVVLRAAGQEAFDSALAQVLAVVDKGSHRV; from the coding sequence ATGAAGCCACTCGTGGTGAACCGGCACCGGCTCGACTGGACGGTGGGAGCCGGCGGGTCCCACGTCCCGGCCACCGGATGGGACCGTCCGCTGCTGACCCGGACCTGGGCCGGCGGCCTGGCGACCTGGACCCGGGAAGCCTTCCCCGACGTCGTCGTGACCGACATGACCAAGCCCCGGCAGCTGGAGGCGGTCTGCGACTGGATGGCGCGGACCCGGGGGGTCAGCCACATCGTCACCCTGCACGAGAAGGACCTGCTCATGGCCGCCCGGGTGCGCGCCCGGCACGGCCTGGAGGGGCCCACCGAGAAACAACTCCTTCCCTACCGCGACAAGCTGCTCATGGCGCGGACCGTGGCGGCGGCCGGCCTGCCCTGTCCGCCGGTCACCGAGGCCACGCAGAGCTCCGTCGAGCTGCCGTGGAAGGGACGCACGGTGGTCAAGAGCCGCTGGGGACTGGGCGCCATGGAGGTCGTCGTCGTCGACCGGGCCGCCGACATCCCCCGGGCGGTGCAGCAGCTCGGCGGTCGGGCGCAGGACCTGCTCCTGCAGGAGTTCGTCGAGGGCACGATGGCCCACGTCGACTCGGTGGTCCACGACGGCCGGATCGTCTTCGCCTCGGCCAGCAGGTACCTGCAGCAACCCGGTCACTTCGACCGGATGCCCTACCAGGGCTCCGTCGTCCTCACCGACGGGCCGTTGCACAGCGCCCTGCTGAGCCTCAACGAACAGGTCCTGCAGGCGCTGGGCCTGCACGACTGCGTCACCCACGCCGAGTTCTTCGTGACCGAGGACGGCCTGCTCTTCTGCGAGGCCGCCGCCCGTCCCGGAGGAGGCGGCATCGACGACATCGTCGCCCGGACCCACGGCGTCGACCTCGTCCGCGCCGCCGTACGCCTCCAGTGCGGCCTCGACCCCATGATCCAACCGGCCGCCCCGGACGGATCCACCCACGGTGTCATCGGGGTCTTCCAGAACGTGACCGACCAGGACCTCGCCGACCCGCTGCGCGAGGTGCCCGGTCTGGTCTCCTACCGGCGCATCATCGCGGACATCCCGGGACCTGCCCTGCACGCGACCGACTACGGACACATGGTGGTGCTGCGCGCCGCCGGGCAGGAGGCGTTCGACAGCGCCCTGGCGCAGGTGCTGGCCGTCGTCGACAAGGGGTCCCACCGTGTCTGA
- a CDS encoding ATP-grasp domain-containing protein gives MALLLIGASPNILRAGQAASTRVLIVDRTAPDLLTVLRGEDDQFYLVDYHDLAAVDAFADVLTVGPRPTAVASVTEQGLIPAARLVDRLGLRGPGEDVVRSTRDKRRMRARLAAHAPHLSLPSAPGTDREAVAQILKDAGQAVLKPALGTASQGIRRLQSLDDLDRLPEDERRDALVEAFAPGTEVSVESLSVGGEHRIVCIAEKRISPGFVEVAHLTPPPSLTGADVARVTRATAELLDALGITDGPAHTELMVCPERVTVIETHNRPGGDGIVDLAEATTGIDWRRASLAWSLVPDGSGPGAVDDVLRDCTGPAVAGAAAIVFFTAPPGTVTRVLERPERVGAAKTVNWRVEPQVGTQVGPLRDSFGRLGATVLHAPDAQALRDAVEHLLTVGVIEVTEGSAA, from the coding sequence ATGGCCCTGCTGCTCATCGGGGCGTCCCCCAACATCCTGCGTGCCGGACAGGCCGCCAGCACCCGGGTGCTGATCGTCGACCGGACGGCCCCCGACCTGCTGACCGTGCTGCGGGGCGAGGACGACCAGTTCTACCTCGTGGACTACCACGACCTGGCAGCCGTCGACGCGTTCGCCGACGTGCTGACCGTCGGGCCACGACCGACCGCCGTCGCCTCCGTGACCGAGCAGGGCCTGATCCCGGCCGCCCGCCTCGTCGACCGGCTCGGGCTACGCGGGCCGGGCGAGGACGTCGTCCGGAGCACCCGCGACAAGCGCCGGATGCGGGCCCGCCTCGCCGCGCACGCCCCGCACCTGTCGCTGCCCTCCGCGCCGGGGACCGACCGCGAGGCGGTGGCCCAGATCCTCAAGGACGCCGGTCAGGCGGTGCTGAAGCCGGCCCTGGGAACGGCCAGCCAGGGCATCCGGCGCCTCCAGTCCCTCGACGACCTGGACCGCCTGCCCGAGGACGAACGCCGCGACGCGCTGGTGGAGGCATTCGCCCCCGGCACCGAAGTGAGCGTGGAATCGCTCAGCGTCGGCGGCGAGCACCGCATCGTCTGCATCGCGGAGAAGCGCATCAGCCCCGGTTTCGTCGAGGTCGCGCACCTGACCCCACCGCCGTCGCTCACCGGGGCCGACGTGGCGCGGGTGACCCGGGCCACGGCCGAACTGCTCGACGCCCTGGGCATCACCGACGGACCGGCGCACACCGAACTCATGGTGTGCCCCGAACGGGTGACCGTCATCGAGACCCACAACCGTCCCGGCGGCGACGGGATCGTCGACCTCGCCGAGGCCACCACCGGGATCGACTGGCGGCGTGCGTCGCTGGCGTGGTCGCTGGTGCCGGACGGATCGGGCCCCGGCGCGGTCGACGACGTGCTCCGCGACTGCACCGGACCGGCCGTGGCGGGCGCGGCGGCCATCGTCTTCTTCACCGCGCCGCCCGGCACCGTCACCCGCGTACTCGAACGCCCCGAGCGGGTGGGCGCGGCGAAGACCGTCAACTGGCGGGTGGAGCCGCAGGTGGGCACCCAGGTCGGTCCGCTGCGCGACTCCTTCGGCCGGCTCGGCGCGACCGTGCTGCACGCCCCCGACGCCCAGGCGCTCCGGGACGCGGTCGAGCACCTGCTCACCGTCGGCGTCATCGAGGTAACGGAGGGATCGGCGGCATGA
- a CDS encoding YqcI/YcgG family protein, with protein MLHRASQVAGGTTSGLRRLAELVEEFTHRVLDPAFPCVFAARPVLEDTLLFGLAEAGTTAEAADLLAEAAAAISKEPEQIVVIFADLPGAGSLPAEREFSAEVLRLLRRLDRHDWPQTTPLDPQDPRWVFWFEGVDFFFNFSTPGHRDRRSRNLGPAWTAVVQSRSSFDTFAGADHRARLHIRARLAGYDTVAPHPALGSYGDPGNHEAHQYFLGDGAGPGRPLVGVEDLRPPGQFG; from the coding sequence GTGTTGCACCGGGCCTCACAGGTCGCCGGCGGCACCACCAGCGGGCTGCGGCGGCTGGCCGAGCTGGTCGAGGAGTTCACCCACCGGGTGCTGGACCCGGCGTTTCCCTGCGTGTTCGCCGCCCGCCCGGTGCTCGAGGACACGCTGCTGTTCGGTCTCGCCGAGGCGGGCACGACGGCCGAGGCGGCCGATCTGCTCGCCGAAGCGGCGGCGGCGATCTCGAAGGAACCGGAGCAGATCGTCGTGATCTTCGCCGATCTGCCCGGGGCCGGATCGCTCCCGGCGGAGCGGGAGTTCTCGGCGGAGGTGCTGCGGCTGCTGCGCCGCCTGGACCGGCACGACTGGCCACAGACCACACCGCTCGACCCGCAGGACCCCCGCTGGGTCTTCTGGTTCGAAGGCGTCGACTTCTTCTTCAACTTCAGCACCCCCGGCCACCGGGACCGCCGCAGCCGCAACCTGGGACCGGCGTGGACCGCCGTCGTCCAGTCACGTTCGTCCTTCGACACCTTCGCCGGCGCGGACCACCGGGCCCGGCTGCACATCCGGGCGAGACTCGCCGGGTACGACACCGTTGCGCCGCATCCGGCGCTCGGTTCCTACGGCGACCCGGGCAACCACGAGGCCCACCAGTACTTCCTCGGCGACGGGGCCGGACCGGGCCGGCCCCTGGTGGGGGTCGAGGACCTGCGGCCTCCCGGGCAGTTCGGCTGA
- a CDS encoding tyrosine-protein phosphatase, which produces MRTLELAPPHLVHDVLGQRGSAEPVPGPLLRASFTARYSPEDVAVLRAYGVTAVLDLRSDREAGKLPQHLPARSGVSYRRIAIGDEASRPLPDNCATLSELYVRHLTAHGCAVAEAVAYVVEPRDGAVLVHCRTGRDRTGLVVALVLTLAGWDRRAVMAQHAEVVEAVAPVVARRRASWTAKGKDLAYFDAMNTGSVAALAHALDWIADRHGTVTRFLAAHGASPGLMSQAVQRLGSGRDPADTSSTPAPRRPHR; this is translated from the coding sequence ATGCGCACGCTGGAACTCGCGCCGCCGCACCTGGTGCACGACGTCCTCGGGCAGCGCGGCAGCGCGGAGCCGGTGCCGGGCCCGCTGCTGCGCGCAAGCTTCACCGCCCGGTACTCCCCGGAGGACGTCGCGGTGCTGCGCGCGTACGGCGTGACGGCCGTCCTGGACCTGCGCAGCGACCGGGAGGCCGGCAAGCTCCCCCAGCACCTGCCGGCGCGCTCCGGGGTGAGCTACCGCCGGATAGCCATCGGCGACGAGGCGTCCCGACCGTTGCCGGACAACTGCGCCACCCTGTCGGAGCTGTACGTCCGGCACCTCACGGCGCACGGCTGCGCGGTGGCCGAGGCGGTGGCGTACGTGGTGGAGCCCCGCGACGGCGCCGTGCTGGTGCACTGCCGGACGGGCCGGGACCGCACCGGCCTCGTCGTGGCTCTCGTGCTGACCCTGGCCGGGTGGGACCGCCGGGCGGTGATGGCCCAGCATGCCGAGGTGGTCGAGGCGGTCGCCCCGGTGGTGGCCCGACGGCGTGCGTCCTGGACCGCCAAGGGCAAGGACCTGGCCTACTTCGACGCCATGAACACCGGCTCGGTCGCCGCGCTGGCGCACGCGCTGGACTGGATCGCCGACCGGCACGGCACGGTCACCCGGTTCCTGGCCGCCCACGGTGCCTCGCCGGGGCTGATGTCGCAGGCGGTGCAACGGCTGGGGTCGGGCCGGGACCCGGCCGACACCTCCTCGACGCCGGCGCCGCGCAGGCCACATCGGTGA